The following are from one region of the Microbacterium paraoxydans genome:
- a CDS encoding right-handed parallel beta-helix repeat-containing protein translates to MLAGVLGIAVALSGALVAAPASAAVAASPSVRPAATSAAPLLSDDMNRTVASGWGAAPVGAWRVVEGTSSVTNGRGMLASRKPGITARATVAGVSAADVSSRYTVTVPALPVGGPLYLAQAVRIVGKDSYGVRLRVHPDGSAYVSVVRMTDLTTVQNLSERRLPFAVTKGMSLRVALDVTGTSPVTLAAKAWVAGAAEPSAWQVTHTDSSAARITAAGGYGFALYTSSGAKAAAPLALDDLLVTAPSPTPVPTPAPTPTPTPTPTPAPAPNPAPAPPANPTNPVTPAPPATPAGVRGKPGAAAPGALSYPAPATAIYAAPGGSDNAAGTQKAPVRTIAAALRLVPNGGTIVLRGGTYHEEVIVPPQKRVTIQPAPNEAVWMDGAKAVTGWKAAGNTWTVDGWGTALDSSPTYTKGAPDNAQAEWRFVDPAYPMAAHPDQVWVAGVQLREVGSAAQVVAGTFFVDDRAKRLVIGTDPTGKSVEASVLTQALSIRSAGSEVRGIGVRRYATSVPQMGTVIAAASDITLADVTIRDNSTTGFYSWAPRTTLTRVSLIGNGLLGGGASQADGLKVKQMLSVGNNAERFNHSPVSGAFKVTRTRGVTVSDSAFTGNAGRGPWFDESVIDIVFTGNDVIGNTGHGVMVELSERAVVADNIIARNGDFGLFVLNSGNVKIWNNTFVGNANRNVSIGQDARRASDPNAAGHDPRTRYAPLAPWIVRNTVMSNNVMAESAGNCLVCVQDYSTTFTGAQMMSSVNGNLYHRTAPGTPRWFSAWSKGSVSRDPAVADTLAAFTAATGQDRRSQFVQGASVVSATYALIPAQAQRQAAVAVPVPADIASVSRLPGNSATLGALPR, encoded by the coding sequence ATGCTCGCTGGCGTCCTCGGCATCGCCGTCGCGCTCTCCGGAGCGCTGGTCGCCGCACCGGCGTCCGCGGCGGTCGCCGCCTCACCGTCCGTCCGGCCGGCAGCCACGTCTGCGGCGCCTCTGCTCTCGGACGACATGAACCGCACCGTCGCCTCCGGCTGGGGCGCGGCTCCCGTCGGCGCCTGGCGCGTGGTCGAGGGCACGTCGAGCGTCACGAACGGGCGGGGGATGCTCGCCAGCCGGAAGCCCGGGATCACGGCGCGGGCGACCGTGGCCGGGGTGTCCGCGGCGGACGTGTCCAGCCGTTACACGGTGACCGTCCCCGCCCTCCCCGTCGGTGGCCCCCTGTACCTCGCCCAAGCCGTCCGCATCGTCGGCAAGGACTCGTACGGCGTGCGGCTGCGGGTGCACCCCGACGGCTCCGCCTACGTCTCCGTCGTCCGGATGACCGATCTCACGACGGTGCAGAACTTGAGTGAGCGGCGACTCCCGTTCGCAGTGACGAAGGGCATGTCGCTGCGCGTCGCGCTTGATGTGACGGGGACCAGCCCGGTGACGCTCGCGGCCAAGGCCTGGGTGGCAGGGGCGGCCGAGCCCTCCGCGTGGCAGGTGACGCACACCGATTCCTCGGCGGCCCGGATCACCGCCGCGGGGGGTTACGGCTTCGCGCTGTACACCTCGTCCGGGGCGAAGGCAGCCGCTCCGCTGGCGCTCGACGACCTCCTGGTCACCGCGCCGTCGCCGACTCCTGTACCGACTCCTGCACCGACTCCGACGCCGACTCCGACGCCGACCCCTGCGCCCGCACCGAACCCGGCTCCGGCTCCGCCGGCGAACCCGACGAACCCGGTCACGCCCGCCCCGCCGGCGACTCCGGCCGGTGTTCGCGGAAAGCCAGGTGCTGCTGCCCCCGGCGCGCTGTCGTACCCGGCTCCCGCGACCGCGATCTACGCGGCGCCGGGCGGATCCGACAATGCCGCCGGCACGCAGAAGGCGCCGGTGCGCACGATCGCGGCGGCGCTGCGGCTCGTGCCGAACGGAGGCACCATCGTGCTCCGGGGCGGGACCTACCACGAAGAGGTCATCGTGCCGCCGCAGAAGCGGGTCACGATCCAGCCGGCTCCGAACGAGGCGGTCTGGATGGACGGGGCGAAGGCCGTCACCGGCTGGAAGGCCGCAGGGAACACCTGGACGGTGGACGGGTGGGGGACGGCGCTCGACTCGAGCCCCACCTACACGAAGGGCGCGCCCGACAACGCCCAGGCGGAGTGGCGCTTCGTCGATCCCGCGTATCCCATGGCTGCGCATCCGGATCAGGTGTGGGTCGCGGGCGTGCAGCTCCGGGAGGTCGGTTCCGCGGCACAGGTGGTCGCCGGGACGTTCTTCGTCGACGACAGGGCGAAGCGGCTCGTGATCGGCACGGATCCCACGGGCAAGTCCGTGGAGGCGAGCGTTCTGACTCAGGCGCTCTCGATCCGCTCCGCCGGATCCGAGGTGCGTGGCATCGGCGTGCGGCGATACGCCACCAGCGTGCCCCAGATGGGGACGGTCATCGCCGCGGCGAGCGACATCACCCTGGCCGACGTGACCATCCGGGACAACTCGACGACCGGCTTCTACTCCTGGGCGCCCCGGACGACGCTGACGCGGGTCTCGTTGATCGGCAACGGGCTTCTCGGCGGTGGAGCCAGCCAGGCCGACGGCTTGAAGGTGAAGCAGATGCTCTCCGTCGGCAACAACGCCGAGCGCTTCAACCACTCCCCGGTATCCGGCGCGTTCAAGGTCACCCGGACGCGGGGCGTGACCGTGTCCGACAGCGCCTTCACCGGGAACGCCGGGCGTGGTCCCTGGTTCGACGAGTCGGTGATCGACATCGTCTTCACGGGCAACGACGTGATCGGCAACACCGGTCACGGCGTCATGGTCGAACTCTCCGAGCGGGCGGTCGTCGCGGACAACATCATCGCGCGCAACGGCGATTTCGGACTCTTCGTCCTGAACTCCGGGAACGTGAAGATCTGGAACAACACCTTCGTGGGCAATGCCAACCGGAATGTCAGCATCGGTCAGGACGCTCGCCGAGCCTCCGACCCGAACGCGGCCGGCCATGATCCACGCACGCGGTACGCGCCGCTGGCGCCATGGATCGTGCGCAACACCGTGATGTCGAACAACGTCATGGCGGAGAGCGCCGGCAACTGCCTCGTCTGCGTGCAGGACTACTCGACCACCTTCACGGGTGCGCAGATGATGTCGAGCGTGAACGGCAACCTGTACCACCGCACCGCCCCGGGCACACCCCGGTGGTTCTCGGCGTGGTCGAAGGGATCCGTCTCGCGGGATCCGGCGGTGGCCGACACCCTCGCGGCCTTCACGGCGGCGACGGGCCAGGACCGCCGCTCGCAGTTCGTGCAGGGAGCCTCCGTGGTGTCCGCGACATACGCACTGATCCCCGCGCAGGCGCAGCGGCAGGCCGCAGTGGCAGTGCCGGTTCCCGCGGATATCGCCTCGGTATCGCGACTCCCCGGCAACAGCGCGACGCTGGGAGCCCTGCCGCGGTGA
- a CDS encoding MATE family efflux transporter has translation MGSLLAVGARALTMVIALVCGVLTTRMIIGDAGVGSFALYTLLTTIPSLLTFTDLGSGAVLVNAVATSDDVRTDEKLRYQLTSVGRVLLLFAASAMAINTVLLATGAWELIFGDAGQQPGASLAAFFCVTIFCLGIPLGIWARIMLGQRKNHIVILLQGLISPLTLAGVWLLLTFGGDDLHSYAAMASFAASLIVSILGVLITARTTSPLIPEAARMVLRPRRFPGVRVMDVGWPMLAQMVTYPIAVGSQRYVIAQLGGPTDVAEYGVAGQVFFALNGLVMAGGLALWPHFARMRHQGDLRRGPFLLSALFATAVALATVVVWLVGPWLFGFITQGELEVRPTTIFAFGLMIMLTAAVYPLGMFIMDKPGIRFQVIPTLSMAAVGIVLAFVLTPILGIVGPLIGVAFALLVCQLIPFSIYIVRNRARLTADTRASV, from the coding sequence ATGGGTTCTCTTCTCGCTGTCGGCGCCCGCGCGCTGACGATGGTCATCGCGCTGGTCTGCGGCGTTCTCACGACACGGATGATCATCGGGGACGCGGGCGTCGGCAGCTTCGCCCTCTATACGCTGCTCACCACGATCCCGTCGCTGCTGACGTTCACCGATCTCGGCAGCGGCGCCGTGCTCGTGAACGCCGTGGCCACGAGCGACGACGTCCGGACGGACGAGAAGCTGCGCTACCAGCTGACCTCCGTCGGGCGTGTGCTGCTGCTGTTCGCCGCCTCCGCGATGGCGATCAACACCGTGCTCCTCGCCACCGGAGCCTGGGAGCTCATCTTCGGTGACGCCGGGCAGCAGCCCGGGGCGTCGCTCGCGGCGTTCTTCTGCGTCACAATCTTCTGCCTCGGGATCCCGCTCGGGATCTGGGCGCGGATCATGCTCGGGCAGCGAAAGAACCACATCGTGATCCTGCTGCAGGGTCTCATCTCGCCCCTCACCCTTGCCGGCGTCTGGTTGCTCCTCACGTTCGGCGGCGACGACCTCCACTCCTATGCGGCGATGGCCTCCTTCGCGGCGTCTCTCATCGTCTCGATCCTGGGCGTGCTCATCACGGCGCGCACCACCTCTCCGCTGATCCCCGAGGCCGCACGCATGGTGCTGCGGCCGCGACGGTTCCCCGGCGTCCGGGTCATGGATGTCGGCTGGCCGATGCTGGCGCAGATGGTGACCTATCCCATCGCGGTGGGGTCGCAGCGCTATGTGATCGCCCAGCTCGGCGGCCCGACCGACGTCGCGGAGTACGGGGTGGCCGGCCAGGTGTTCTTCGCGCTCAACGGTCTCGTGATGGCCGGTGGACTCGCCCTCTGGCCGCACTTCGCGCGGATGCGGCACCAGGGTGACCTGCGCCGCGGGCCCTTCCTGCTCTCCGCCCTGTTCGCCACGGCGGTCGCCCTCGCGACGGTCGTGGTGTGGCTCGTCGGTCCGTGGCTGTTCGGATTCATCACCCAGGGGGAGCTGGAGGTGCGGCCGACCACGATCTTCGCGTTCGGGCTCATGATCATGCTCACGGCGGCCGTGTATCCACTGGGCATGTTCATCATGGACAAGCCCGGGATCCGTTTCCAGGTGATCCCGACGCTCAGCATGGCCGCGGTCGGGATCGTCCTCGCGTTCGTGCTCACGCCGATCCTCGGCATCGTCGGACCGCTGATCGGGGTCGCGTTCGCGCTGCTGGTCTGCCAGCTGATCCCGTTCTCGATCTACATCGTGCGCAACCGGGCGCGGCTGACCGCCGACACCCGCGCATCGGTGTGA
- a CDS encoding glycosyltransferase, giving the protein MTARENRKTVLLVHPGAEMFGSDRMLLESATGLVEAGARVVVALPSTGLLVAPLREAGAEVVILPMLVLRKVLLTPRGLPRLFRDTFRGLGSAWRLIGRLRPDAVYVSTIIIPQWPLIARLRGTRAVSHVHEAEASGNTLVNRLLYAPHLASARTLVNSRFSLDTIRRALPALADRTRVVANGVASPEHPAPPRSRLDGPLRVLYVGRLSPRKGPDLVIDAAAALQAAGRPVEVTLLGAVFEGYEWFERDLRARADETGVPVTFAGFHPDIWPFLAEADVLVVPSRVDEPFGNTAVEGVLGLRPVIASDSSGLREAAGGYATAQLVAPDDADAIATALEEVRERWDDHVAGVTASRDEALRRHAPAVYRAGVTAGVLD; this is encoded by the coding sequence ATGACCGCGAGGGAGAACCGTAAGACCGTCCTCCTGGTGCATCCCGGCGCGGAGATGTTCGGGTCCGACCGCATGCTCCTCGAGAGCGCGACCGGTCTCGTCGAGGCGGGCGCCCGCGTCGTGGTCGCCCTGCCGAGCACGGGTCTCCTCGTCGCGCCGCTGCGAGAGGCCGGCGCGGAGGTCGTCATCCTGCCGATGCTCGTGCTGCGCAAGGTCCTGCTCACCCCGCGGGGACTGCCGCGCCTCTTCCGCGACACGTTCCGCGGTCTCGGCTCCGCGTGGCGGCTGATCGGACGCCTCCGCCCCGACGCGGTCTACGTGTCGACCATCATCATTCCGCAGTGGCCTCTCATCGCCCGGCTCCGGGGCACGCGCGCGGTCAGCCACGTGCATGAGGCCGAGGCCTCCGGCAACACGCTGGTGAACCGGCTTCTCTATGCGCCGCACCTCGCCTCCGCCCGGACCCTGGTGAACAGTCGGTTCAGCCTGGACACGATCCGGCGCGCGCTCCCCGCCCTCGCCGACCGGACCCGCGTGGTCGCCAACGGCGTCGCATCACCCGAGCACCCGGCTCCGCCGCGCTCCCGCCTCGATGGTCCCCTCCGTGTGCTCTACGTGGGCCGGCTCTCGCCGCGGAAGGGCCCCGACCTCGTCATCGACGCCGCCGCCGCGCTTCAAGCGGCGGGCCGTCCGGTCGAGGTCACGCTGCTCGGCGCGGTCTTCGAGGGGTACGAGTGGTTCGAGCGCGATCTGCGCGCGCGCGCCGACGAGACCGGCGTCCCTGTCACCTTCGCCGGTTTCCACCCCGACATCTGGCCCTTCCTCGCCGAGGCCGACGTCCTGGTCGTGCCGTCCCGGGTGGACGAGCCGTTCGGCAACACGGCCGTCGAGGGCGTGCTCGGACTCCGCCCGGTCATCGCGAGCGACAGCAGCGGCCTGCGGGAGGCCGCGGGCGGATACGCCACTGCGCAACTGGTCGCTCCGGACGATGCTGACGCGATCGCGACCGCGCTCGAGGAGGTCCGCGAGCGCTGGGACGACCATGTGGCCGGCGTCACCGCGAGTCGGGACGAGGCCCTGCGTCGGCACGCTCCCGCGGTCTACCGCGCCGGCGTCACCGCAGGCGTCCTGGACTGA
- a CDS encoding DUF1972 domain-containing protein: MSTTTPLTIAMVGTRGVPAAYGGFETAIEEVGRRLADRGHDVVVYTRGSEHREKEYLGMRVVHLPAVPVKQVETLSHTGLSALHLLFHRRPDATFVFNAANSPFLPLLRLRRAPVALHMDGLEWRRSKWGPRGKAYYRWAEQFGVRTADALIADAPGISDYYRHQFDVPTELIRYGAPILDEPPTHHLAEMELAPGGYHLVVARFEPENHVLEIVRGYRASAARLPLVVVGSAPYAAGYIQEIRNAAEGDERIRLVGGVYDQELLDALYAHAATYLHGHSVGGTNPSLLRAMGAGTAVIGYEVPFNREVLDGNGWFFADADDVAAHVTAAEGDAATRDAHAAAVQEIARTRFRWDDVADEYEDLARRLAEGSSVHSSARRARRRSADWAPTPADAAR; encoded by the coding sequence ATGAGCACTACGACACCCCTCACGATCGCGATGGTGGGGACCCGCGGCGTGCCTGCCGCGTACGGCGGGTTCGAGACGGCCATCGAGGAGGTCGGCCGCCGCCTGGCCGACCGCGGGCACGACGTCGTCGTGTACACCCGCGGTTCCGAGCACCGGGAGAAGGAGTACCTCGGCATGCGCGTGGTGCACCTCCCCGCCGTCCCCGTGAAGCAGGTCGAGACGCTCAGCCACACCGGGCTCTCGGCCCTGCACCTGCTCTTCCACCGCCGCCCCGACGCGACCTTCGTCTTCAACGCCGCGAACTCGCCGTTCCTGCCGCTGCTCCGGCTGCGCCGGGCGCCCGTCGCCCTGCACATGGACGGTCTCGAGTGGCGTCGCTCGAAGTGGGGGCCGCGCGGCAAGGCCTACTACCGCTGGGCCGAGCAGTTCGGCGTCCGCACCGCAGACGCGCTCATCGCCGATGCCCCCGGCATCTCCGACTACTACCGCCACCAGTTCGACGTCCCGACGGAGCTGATCCGTTATGGCGCGCCGATCCTCGACGAGCCGCCGACGCATCATCTGGCCGAGATGGAACTCGCCCCCGGCGGCTACCACCTCGTCGTCGCGCGGTTCGAGCCGGAGAACCATGTGCTCGAGATCGTCCGCGGCTACCGGGCCAGCGCCGCGCGCCTCCCGCTCGTGGTCGTCGGGTCCGCGCCGTACGCCGCCGGGTACATCCAGGAGATCCGGAACGCCGCCGAGGGCGACGAGCGCATCCGCCTCGTCGGCGGCGTCTACGACCAGGAGCTCCTCGACGCGCTCTACGCTCACGCCGCCACCTACCTGCACGGTCACTCCGTCGGCGGCACCAACCCGTCGCTCCTCCGCGCCATGGGAGCGGGCACGGCCGTGATCGGCTACGAGGTGCCCTTCAACCGCGAGGTCCTCGACGGCAACGGGTGGTTCTTCGCCGATGCGGACGACGTCGCCGCGCATGTGACCGCCGCCGAGGGCGATGCGGCCACGCGCGATGCGCATGCCGCAGCAGTGCAGGAGATCGCCCGGACACGATTCCGGTGGGACGACGTGGCCGACGAATACGAAGACCTCGCTCGCCGCCTCGCCGAGGGCTCCAGCGTCCATTCCTCCGCCCGGCGCGCACGCCGACGGAGCGCGGACTGGGCCCCCACCCCCGCGGACGCCGCCCGATGA
- a CDS encoding sugar transferase, translating to MTSVEDALSIARTGFTPITAPRATASVTPAASTPRVSATLERRRQWERRYRMRLRITDAAVILIAVALTATVQLVSGVSVIEAVRNAALLGLAWYLMLSALNSRAAAIFGSGATEYRRVAHAAGLAFGITAIAGVLLEWEGLQPLFFIALPVGMLGLLFARWTWRRWLQRQRLSGRFASRTLVVGATEDVEYVIDSLQKGGENGYHVVGTTLLDRTAGALRIGESIYPVVGDLDTVAAAAAQLGADTIIVASRPEGSPDFVKQLSWQLEGTAAELVLSSRLTDVAGPRISLRQVDGLPLIQVKIPTYEGGVHLLKRALDVVVATVALIPIALLTPVLSALIKLDSPGPVFFFQERVGRDGRRFKMVKFRSMRTDAEKQLAALKEQNEGAGLLFKMKDDPRVTRVGKVLRKLSLDELPQFWNVLVGDMSVVGPRPPLPSEVTAYDGTVFRRLYIKPGITGLWQVSGRSDLSWDESVRLDLRYVENWSVMNDLQIMWRTAKVMAQPSGAY from the coding sequence ATGACTTCCGTCGAGGATGCTCTGAGCATCGCTCGCACGGGTTTCACGCCGATCACGGCACCGCGAGCGACCGCGTCGGTGACGCCTGCGGCGAGCACGCCGCGTGTGTCGGCGACGCTCGAACGACGCCGCCAGTGGGAGCGTCGCTATCGGATGCGGCTGCGGATCACGGATGCGGCTGTCATCCTGATTGCGGTCGCACTGACGGCGACGGTCCAGCTGGTCTCCGGCGTCTCGGTGATCGAGGCCGTGCGCAACGCCGCATTGCTGGGTCTCGCCTGGTACCTGATGCTGTCGGCGCTCAACAGCCGAGCCGCCGCCATCTTCGGGTCCGGGGCCACGGAGTACCGTCGCGTCGCGCACGCGGCGGGACTCGCCTTCGGCATCACCGCCATCGCGGGCGTGCTCCTGGAGTGGGAAGGACTGCAGCCGCTGTTCTTCATCGCCCTCCCGGTCGGCATGCTCGGTCTCCTCTTCGCCCGCTGGACCTGGCGCCGCTGGCTGCAGCGGCAGCGCCTGTCCGGGCGGTTCGCGTCGAGGACACTGGTGGTCGGCGCCACCGAGGACGTCGAGTATGTGATCGACTCCCTGCAGAAGGGCGGGGAGAACGGCTATCACGTCGTGGGGACGACGCTGCTGGATCGCACTGCCGGCGCGCTCAGGATCGGGGAGAGCATCTACCCGGTCGTGGGCGATCTGGACACCGTCGCCGCGGCGGCGGCACAACTCGGGGCGGACACCATCATCGTGGCGAGCCGCCCCGAGGGGTCCCCCGACTTCGTCAAGCAGCTCAGCTGGCAGCTCGAGGGCACCGCCGCCGAGCTCGTCCTCTCCAGCCGCCTGACGGACGTCGCGGGCCCGCGCATCTCGCTGCGCCAGGTCGACGGCCTGCCGCTGATCCAGGTGAAGATCCCGACATACGAGGGCGGGGTCCACCTTCTCAAGCGCGCCCTCGATGTCGTCGTGGCCACCGTCGCGCTCATCCCGATCGCGCTGCTCACCCCCGTGCTCAGCGCACTCATCAAGCTCGACTCGCCCGGCCCGGTGTTCTTCTTCCAGGAGCGCGTGGGACGGGACGGCCGCCGGTTCAAGATGGTGAAGTTCCGCTCGATGCGCACCGACGCCGAGAAGCAGCTCGCGGCGCTCAAGGAGCAGAACGAGGGCGCCGGCCTGCTGTTCAAGATGAAGGACGACCCGCGCGTGACCCGCGTCGGGAAGGTGCTGCGCAAGCTGTCGCTGGACGAGCTCCCGCAGTTCTGGAACGTGCTCGTCGGCGACATGAGCGTCGTCGGCCCTCGTCCGCCGCTGCCCAGCGAGGTCACCGCCTACGACGGCACCGTGTTCCGCCGTCTCTACATCAAGCCCGGCATCACGGGCCTGTGGCAGGTCTCCGGACGCAGCGACCTCTCGTGGGACGAGAGCGTGCGGCTCGACCTGCGGTACGTGGAGAACTGGTCGGTCATGAACGATCTGCAGATCATGTGGCGCACCGCGAAGGTCATGGCGCAGCCGAGCGGGGCATACTGA
- a CDS encoding low temperature requirement protein A, whose translation MRPRDPGQPHRAASPLELFFDLVFVVAVSIASAQLHHALSHGDFLHGITSYAMLFFAIWWAWMNFTWFATSFDTDDWPYRIATFVQMAGVLVLAAGIPGAFNEGDFTLPVIGYVVMRVAVVAQWLRASRTAGPLRSVALRYAGGIAAVQVLWILFLLVPSGPVQLAAFIVFALIEIAVPVVAERRHQTPWHPHHITERYGLFTLIVLGESLLASANAIIDAVDEVEALGPLLAISALAFVVTAALWWIYFWPPHHRSITTLGRSLRYGYTHYFVFAAAAAFSAGIEVELDVLTGESHLAPMAATFTVSVPIAVFLIGIWWVAIRDNADRVVNTVIPVGALLVLLDPFVPVPVALTAAVMVAIVVVLVMRPPIPRGAGATDA comes from the coding sequence ATGCGGCCGCGCGACCCCGGTCAGCCGCACCGCGCCGCGAGTCCGCTGGAGCTCTTCTTCGATCTCGTCTTCGTGGTAGCGGTGAGCATCGCGTCGGCGCAGCTGCATCACGCCCTGAGTCACGGCGACTTCCTCCACGGGATCACCTCGTATGCGATGCTCTTCTTCGCGATCTGGTGGGCGTGGATGAACTTCACCTGGTTCGCCACGTCCTTCGACACCGACGACTGGCCGTACCGGATCGCCACCTTCGTCCAGATGGCGGGCGTCCTCGTCCTGGCCGCAGGGATCCCCGGGGCCTTCAACGAGGGAGACTTCACACTCCCGGTGATCGGCTACGTCGTGATGCGCGTCGCCGTGGTCGCGCAGTGGCTGCGCGCGTCCCGGACCGCGGGGCCGCTCCGTTCCGTCGCGCTGCGATACGCCGGCGGCATCGCCGCCGTGCAGGTGCTGTGGATCCTGTTCCTGCTCGTCCCCTCGGGGCCGGTCCAGCTCGCGGCCTTCATCGTCTTCGCCCTCATCGAGATCGCCGTCCCGGTGGTCGCCGAGCGCCGCCACCAGACGCCGTGGCACCCGCACCACATCACCGAGCGCTACGGTCTGTTCACCCTCATCGTGCTCGGTGAGAGCCTTCTCGCCTCTGCCAACGCGATCATCGACGCGGTGGATGAGGTCGAGGCCCTGGGGCCGCTCCTGGCGATCTCGGCCCTCGCATTCGTCGTGACGGCGGCCCTGTGGTGGATCTACTTCTGGCCGCCCCACCACCGGTCCATCACCACCCTCGGCCGTTCCCTGCGCTACGGCTACACCCACTACTTCGTGTTCGCGGCGGCTGCCGCCTTCTCCGCCGGCATCGAGGTGGAGCTGGACGTGCTGACGGGGGAGAGCCACCTCGCTCCGATGGCCGCCACGTTCACGGTGTCCGTGCCGATCGCGGTGTTCCTCATCGGCATCTGGTGGGTCGCCATCCGGGACAACGCCGACAGGGTCGTCAACACCGTCATCCCGGTGGGGGCGCTGCTCGTCCTGCTCGACCCGTTCGTGCCCGTGCCGGTGGCGCTGACGGCAGCGGTGATGGTCGCGATCGTGGTCGTGCTCGTGATGCGGCCGCCGATCCCTCGCGGTGCCGGGGCGACGGATGCCTGA
- a CDS encoding TetR/AcrR family transcriptional regulator encodes MTTATKRAERAGVDRFALRRRALAEAALEAIAERGFARTGLREIAQHSELSHGSLHYYFTDKNDLIAEAVRISKGGLGDRYLAVLQNAETAEDLAAGAAAELARSVEQDSRLHRLWYDLRNQSLFESGFGDTIAEVEADLQEAIWRVVERYSELRGRPCRFTPLFAYALTDGMMQHALIRHLRGDTEAIARLRTECLDLFAASV; translated from the coding sequence ATGACGACGGCGACCAAGCGGGCCGAACGCGCAGGGGTGGACAGGTTCGCGCTCCGCCGACGAGCACTGGCCGAGGCAGCCCTGGAGGCGATCGCCGAGCGCGGGTTCGCCCGGACGGGGCTTCGCGAGATCGCCCAGCACTCAGAGCTCTCCCACGGTTCCCTCCATTACTACTTCACCGACAAGAACGATCTCATCGCGGAGGCGGTGCGGATCTCGAAGGGCGGACTCGGCGACCGCTACCTCGCCGTTCTGCAGAACGCGGAGACCGCGGAGGACCTCGCGGCAGGGGCCGCGGCGGAGCTCGCCCGGAGCGTGGAGCAGGACTCCCGGCTGCACCGGCTCTGGTACGACCTCCGCAATCAGTCCCTGTTCGAGTCGGGCTTCGGCGACACCATCGCGGAGGTGGAGGCCGACCTCCAGGAGGCGATCTGGCGGGTGGTCGAACGCTACTCCGAGCTGCGAGGACGGCCCTGCCGCTTCACACCGCTCTTCGCGTATGCGCTCACGGACGGCATGATGCAGCATGCTCTCATCCGTCACCTCCGCGGCGACACCGAGGCGATCGCCCGCCTGCGCACCGAATGCCTGGACCTCTTCGCCGCGAGCGTCTGA
- a CDS encoding intradiol ring-cleavage dioxygenase — protein sequence MSRIPEPTPTPQGPMYEGRLLDRADEEVVDQGVAFDLRTLMSRRGLLIGGGLGLGAVVLAACAPAATGSSTTATPTPSATGTASDAVSEIPDETAGPYPGDGSNGPDVLDEAGIIRQDIRSSIDGGATADGVPLSFELQILDLANGGVPFAGVAVYAWHCNAQGEYSLYSSGLEDVSYLRGVQVADDDGKVSFTSVFPGCYSGRWPHIHFEVYPDATAITDASNAIATSQLALPEDACRAVYAETAYSGSADNLARISLTSDNVFGDDGGVSQLATTTGSVTGGYTATLVVGVDTTTTPSAGSAPGSGGGRPPGS from the coding sequence ATGAGCCGCATCCCCGAACCGACCCCCACGCCACAGGGGCCCATGTACGAAGGACGACTGCTGGATCGCGCGGACGAGGAGGTGGTCGACCAGGGCGTGGCCTTCGATCTCCGGACGCTGATGAGCCGCCGCGGGCTCCTCATCGGTGGCGGGCTCGGCCTCGGCGCTGTCGTTCTCGCCGCCTGCGCGCCCGCCGCCACAGGATCGTCGACGACCGCCACCCCCACGCCCAGCGCCACCGGCACGGCGTCGGATGCGGTCTCGGAGATCCCCGACGAGACCGCCGGCCCCTACCCGGGCGACGGCTCGAACGGCCCGGACGTCCTCGACGAGGCCGGGATCATCCGCCAGGACATCCGTTCGTCCATCGACGGCGGGGCCACGGCCGACGGCGTCCCGCTCTCCTTCGAGCTCCAGATCCTCGACCTGGCGAACGGCGGGGTGCCGTTCGCCGGCGTGGCGGTCTACGCGTGGCACTGCAACGCGCAGGGGGAGTACTCCCTGTACTCGTCCGGGCTCGAGGACGTCTCCTATCTGCGCGGGGTGCAGGTCGCCGACGACGACGGGAAGGTGTCCTTCACCTCCGTCTTCCCCGGGTGCTACTCCGGGCGCTGGCCGCACATTCACTTCGAGGTCTATCCGGATGCGACCGCGATCACCGACGCGTCGAACGCGATCGCCACGTCCCAGCTCGCGCTGCCCGAGGACGCCTGCCGTGCGGTCTATGCGGAGACGGCGTACTCCGGATCGGCGGACAACCTGGCGCGAATCTCCCTGACCTCCGACAACGTCTTCGGCGACGACGGCGGGGTGTCGCAGCTCGCCACGACGACGGGGAGCGTCACCGGCGGATACACCGCGACCCTCGTGGTCGGCGTCGACACGACGACCACCCCGAGCGCCGGATCCGCGCCCGGAAGCGGCGGCGGTCGTCCGCCCGGCAGCTGA